In the Chroococcidiopsis sp. SAG 2025 genome, one interval contains:
- a CDS encoding energy-coupling factor transporter transmembrane protein EcfT, producing the protein MDLLRSLPIGLYLEQPIAWLHRLDPRVKLAWLLSFLAAPIMANSLYRVSLVILLILITLTAGIPWRVWRQQMGWLLTLSFFVLILGAVSPDGLGVDPQPRLPTAEQGQILVLGNEFDARVGSREQGAGSRGAEGQRSDKQLPTTNYQLPTDYQYVLFQYWIITVTRRSVELALRLSTSLFTLIYSTNLYLLTTAPEEITAGLESLMLPLRRFKLPVTEIALTLTLSLRFIPLVMEEVQNLIRSVRTRAINWKKLGIKGALRVWMVVAERLLENLLLRAEQMAKAMTVRGFTTPNTHRVQWHQLRFAARDWIALVCLVAFWAIRLTWGNEV; encoded by the coding sequence ATGGACTTACTGCGATCGCTACCCATAGGGTTATATCTAGAACAACCGATTGCTTGGCTACATCGACTCGATCCGAGGGTGAAGTTGGCTTGGTTGCTCAGCTTTTTAGCAGCGCCAATTATGGCAAACTCTCTCTACCGAGTAAGTTTAGTCATCTTGCTCATTTTGATTACTTTAACAGCAGGGATTCCCTGGCGAGTTTGGCGACAACAAATGGGTTGGCTGCTCACGTTGTCGTTTTTCGTCTTGATTTTGGGCGCGGTCAGTCCTGACGGTTTAGGCGTAGATCCTCAACCCCGCTTGCCAACTGCCGAACAGGGTCAGATCTTGGTTTTGGGTAATGAGTTTGATGCGAGAGTCGGGAGCAGGGAGCAGGGAGCAGGGAGCAGGGGAGCGGAGGGGCAGAGGAGCGACAAACAACTACCAACTACCAACTACCAACTACCAACAGACTACCAATACGTATTGTTTCAATATTGGATAATTACGGTAACGCGCCGCTCGGTCGAGCTGGCATTACGCTTGAGTACGAGCCTGTTTACTTTGATTTACAGCACGAATTTATATTTACTCACAACCGCACCAGAAGAAATTACCGCAGGTTTGGAAAGCTTGATGCTACCTTTGCGACGGTTTAAATTGCCCGTAACTGAAATTGCGCTGACTCTAACGCTGTCATTGCGATTTATTCCCCTGGTGATGGAAGAAGTGCAAAATCTGATTCGTTCCGTGCGAACCCGGGCAATAAATTGGAAAAAGCTAGGCATCAAGGGAGCATTGCGGGTGTGGATGGTAGTGGCAGAACGATTGCTAGAAAACTTACTTCTGAGAGCCGAACAAATGGCTAAAGCAATGACGGTAAGGGGATTTACCACTCCGAATACTCATCGCGTTCAATGGCATCAGCTGCGCTTTGCTGCTAGAGACTGGATTGCCTTGGTGTGTTTGGTTGCATTTTGGGCAATACGTCTAACTTGGGGTAATGAGGTTTGA